The following proteins are co-located in the Thermus thermophilus HB8 genome:
- a CDS encoding PD-(D/E)XK nuclease family protein: MKPGLHIVQGPPASGKTRLALAWALEVLGRRGRVFWVGLPHQRAYVYRLLSEEGAFLGLEFLSFQALYYRVLAEAGWLKPLLPGAGRVALVGEALRRAGEGPVAPGEARLFARAIAELKRYGISPFALPKEGEAGRLRRVYRLYERLKAGSLDYDDFRHRALKAPLRLFPWPDLVVVDGFREVGPLDLRFLRRLSERVPVLLTLEVLPEGCTPHRVLEARPVARRVFRLANPVEEARYLLRALKRALAPKALGGEGLAPEDVLVVAPPERIGGLMLLKDEYGLPLEDGRERALAETEEGERVFALLNPFPTGRDLLALGFSALGRKALRLGLAGEEALRALAEREGLEAEWEAFLRLRTPGPDLEAWAEAALEALGVEAKEVFLSRFRMALRVDRGEPLAWWRSLLLDEVLPPEVGRGVAVLPPLRATGVRARRAYVLEWVAGRYTLGEREDYFLLEDLREQGLLKGLPRRLRGLDPLFLEELSTRGEEVVLLYPEAGPGGPVEPLAAGERPEALPPASRLEALPQAPFRPAHPTSPASPPHVEALRRYLECPFRAYLERYPLRDGEESPWRALPSPVDLGALGGLFADGRVGPWLRAHGAHLQGLRLYVLWPGRRYRLRLDGVRWEGRAVHLYRLLGEGAEPDLSPKRRWTEWLALKALLQREDVEAVHLWAWPWLGRPRPVGKGVYRKGDALPALKEVEPLLEKALRSWGAFPPRPGPHCHACGLADLCRKEEE; this comes from the coding sequence ATGAAGCCCGGCCTCCATATCGTCCAGGGGCCGCCCGCCTCGGGGAAGACCCGTCTGGCGCTGGCGTGGGCCCTGGAGGTCCTTGGGAGGCGGGGCCGCGTCTTCTGGGTGGGGCTTCCCCACCAGCGGGCCTATGTCTACCGGCTGCTTTCGGAGGAAGGGGCCTTTTTGGGCCTGGAGTTCCTCTCCTTCCAGGCCCTCTACTACCGGGTTTTGGCCGAGGCGGGGTGGCTTAAGCCCCTCCTTCCCGGAGCGGGGCGGGTGGCCCTGGTGGGGGAGGCCTTGCGCCGGGCCGGGGAGGGGCCCGTGGCCCCGGGGGAGGCCCGGCTCTTCGCCCGGGCCATCGCCGAGCTGAAGCGGTACGGGATCTCCCCCTTCGCCCTGCCCAAGGAGGGGGAGGCCGGGCGGCTTAGGCGGGTCTACCGCCTCTACGAGCGCCTGAAGGCGGGAAGCCTGGACTACGACGACTTCCGGCACCGGGCCCTAAAAGCCCCCTTGCGCCTCTTCCCCTGGCCCGACCTCGTGGTGGTGGACGGGTTCCGGGAGGTGGGGCCTTTGGACCTCCGCTTCCTCCGGCGGCTTTCCGAACGGGTTCCCGTCCTCCTTACCCTGGAGGTGCTCCCCGAGGGGTGCACCCCCCACCGCGTCCTCGAGGCCCGGCCGGTCGCCCGCCGGGTCTTCCGCCTCGCCAACCCCGTGGAGGAGGCCCGCTACCTCCTCCGGGCCCTGAAGCGGGCCTTGGCGCCAAAGGCGCTCGGGGGGGAGGGGCTTGCCCCGGAGGACGTTCTCGTGGTGGCCCCGCCGGAGCGCATCGGGGGACTCATGCTCCTTAAGGACGAATACGGCCTTCCCCTCGAGGACGGCCGGGAGCGCGCCCTGGCGGAGACGGAAGAAGGGGAGCGGGTCTTCGCCCTCCTCAACCCCTTCCCCACGGGGCGGGACCTCCTTGCCCTGGGCTTTTCCGCTTTGGGGCGCAAGGCGCTGAGGCTCGGGCTTGCCGGGGAGGAGGCCCTAAGGGCCTTGGCGGAGCGGGAGGGTTTGGAGGCGGAGTGGGAGGCCTTCCTGCGCCTGCGCACCCCGGGCCCCGACCTCGAGGCCTGGGCCGAGGCGGCCTTGGAGGCCTTGGGGGTGGAGGCCAAGGAGGTCTTCCTCTCCCGCTTCCGCATGGCCCTCCGGGTGGACCGGGGCGAGCCTTTGGCCTGGTGGCGGAGCCTCCTCCTGGACGAGGTTCTGCCCCCGGAGGTGGGCCGGGGCGTGGCCGTCCTCCCCCCCTTGAGGGCCACGGGGGTGCGGGCCCGGAGGGCCTACGTGCTGGAGTGGGTGGCGGGCCGGTACACCCTGGGGGAGCGGGAGGACTACTTCCTCCTGGAGGACCTGCGGGAGCAGGGCCTCCTGAAGGGCCTTCCCCGGCGGCTTCGCGGGCTTGACCCCTTGTTTTTGGAGGAGCTTTCCACCCGGGGGGAGGAGGTGGTCCTCCTCTACCCCGAGGCCGGGCCCGGGGGGCCTGTGGAGCCCTTGGCGGCGGGGGAGCGGCCCGAGGCCCTGCCCCCGGCGAGCCGCCTCGAGGCCCTGCCCCAGGCCCCCTTCCGCCCCGCCCACCCCACCTCGCCCGCCTCCCCGCCCCACGTGGAGGCCCTCCGCCGCTATTTGGAGTGTCCCTTTAGGGCTTACCTGGAGCGCTACCCCCTCCGGGACGGGGAGGAAAGCCCCTGGCGCGCCCTGCCTTCCCCCGTGGACCTGGGGGCCTTGGGGGGGCTTTTCGCCGACGGGCGGGTGGGGCCCTGGCTTCGCGCCCACGGGGCCCACCTCCAGGGCCTGAGGCTTTACGTCCTCTGGCCCGGGCGGCGCTACCGGCTCCGCCTGGACGGGGTGCGGTGGGAGGGGCGGGCGGTCCACCTCTACCGCCTCTTGGGCGAGGGGGCCGAGCCCGACCTGAGCCCCAAGCGGCGCTGGACGGAGTGGCTCGCCCTCAAGGCCCTCCTTCAGCGGGAGGACGTGGAGGCCGTTCACCTTTGGGCCTGGCCCTGGCTGGGCAGGCCCAGGCCCGTGGGGAAGGGGGTTTACCGCAAGGGGGATGCGCTTCCCGCCCTCAAGGAGGTGGAGCCCCTTCTGGAGAAGGCCCTCCGGTCCTGGGGCGCCTTTCCCCCGAGGCCCGGGCCCCACTGCCACGCCTGCGGCCTCGCCGACCTTTGCCGGAAGGAGGAGGAGTGA
- a CDS encoding PepSY-associated TM helix domain-containing protein → MNHPEWFGEGAPRKLSGTLPGAPYLEGGSVDWLRLAEDLRALGLRGRVADRGEAGEEVWISFRAPGYAADAQVDPRTGAYRMVVTDYGLVAVLNDLHKGRDAPGGWKLFLDLSALFLALVSLTGLLLGVLLPKSRRAALLVLGLGGLLFLALALYAAR, encoded by the coding sequence CTGAACCACCCGGAGTGGTTCGGGGAAGGAGCCCCGAGGAAGCTCTCCGGGACCCTCCCCGGGGCCCCTTACCTCGAGGGCGGGTCCGTGGACTGGCTCCGCCTGGCGGAGGACCTTAGGGCCTTGGGCCTCAGAGGGCGGGTCGCCGACCGCGGGGAGGCGGGGGAGGAGGTCTGGATCTCCTTCCGCGCCCCCGGCTACGCCGCCGACGCCCAGGTGGACCCCAGGACGGGGGCCTACCGCATGGTGGTCACCGACTACGGGCTCGTGGCCGTTCTCAACGACCTGCACAAGGGGCGGGACGCGCCCGGAGGGTGGAAGCTCTTTCTAGACCTCTCCGCCCTGTTCCTCGCCTTGGTCAGCCTCACGGGGCTTCTCCTCGGCGTCCTCCTTCCCAAAAGCCGCAGGGCGGCCCTCCTCGTCCTCGGCCTAGGGGGCCTCCTCTTCCTCGCCCTCGCCCTCTACGCCGCCCGCTAA
- a CDS encoding FAD:protein FMN transferase: protein MGSFLEVQLLAPPWRARRAFGAVLREVRRLEAVFSRHRESELTRLVRQGGGRPSPEMREVLAAALALKEATGGAFHPAPAHGGEAFRFVGEEVEVLAPLDLDGLAKGYIADKGAEAALRAGARAALVNLGGDLARRGPGRAEVLVEAPSTSPSSPSSPSSSSPSPASP from the coding sequence TTGGGAAGCTTCCTGGAGGTGCAGCTCCTCGCCCCTCCCTGGCGGGCCCGGAGGGCCTTCGGGGCGGTGCTGCGGGAGGTGAGGCGGTTGGAGGCGGTCTTCAGCCGCCACCGGGAAAGCGAGCTCACCCGCCTGGTGCGCCAGGGGGGCGGGAGGCCGAGCCCAGAGATGCGGGAGGTCCTCGCCGCGGCCTTGGCGCTGAAGGAGGCCACGGGCGGGGCCTTCCACCCGGCGCCCGCCCACGGCGGGGAGGCCTTCCGCTTCGTGGGCGAGGAGGTGGAGGTCCTGGCGCCCCTGGACCTGGACGGCCTGGCCAAGGGGTACATCGCCGACAAAGGGGCGGAGGCCGCCCTGAGGGCAGGGGCGAGGGCCGCCTTGGTGAACCTGGGAGGAGACCTCGCCCGCAGGGGCCCTGGGCGGGCCGAGGTCCTGGTGGAAGCCCCCTCTACCTCTCCCTCCTCGCCTTCCTCACCCTCCTCTTCTTCGCCGTCACCGGCCTCACCCTGA
- a CDS encoding response regulator transcription factor, whose product MQVLLLEDEPRLGQAVARALAAQGYGVRWARSLGEAREAFLELEPDLMVLDVRLPEDEDGGFRFAKEAREAGYKGPILFLTARDALEDRVQGLDLGGDDYLVKPFHLEELLARVRALLRRASEVKASRVRLGPLEVDLAGRGVYLAGRRVDLSLKEFALLETLLLHPGRVFAPEELAERVFGDPEKVGAVKVYVHYLRQKLFPEVVRTVPGGYRLGHEP is encoded by the coding sequence GTGCAGGTGCTTCTTCTGGAGGACGAGCCCCGCCTGGGGCAGGCGGTGGCCCGGGCCCTCGCCGCCCAGGGCTACGGGGTTCGCTGGGCCAGGAGCCTGGGAGAGGCCCGGGAGGCCTTCCTGGAGCTGGAGCCCGACCTCATGGTCCTGGACGTGCGCCTTCCCGAGGACGAGGACGGCGGCTTCCGCTTCGCAAAGGAGGCGCGGGAAGCGGGCTACAAGGGGCCCATCCTCTTCCTCACCGCCCGGGACGCCCTCGAGGACCGCGTCCAGGGCCTGGACCTGGGCGGGGACGACTACCTGGTGAAGCCCTTCCACCTGGAGGAGCTTTTGGCCCGGGTGCGGGCCCTCCTCCGCCGGGCCTCGGAGGTGAAGGCCTCCCGGGTGCGGCTTGGCCCCTTGGAGGTGGACCTGGCGGGGCGGGGGGTCTACCTGGCGGGCAGGCGGGTGGACCTCTCCCTGAAGGAGTTCGCGCTCCTGGAAACCCTCCTCCTCCACCCGGGCCGGGTCTTCGCCCCCGAGGAGCTCGCCGAGCGGGTCTTCGGCGACCCCGAGAAGGTGGGGGCGGTGAAGGTCTACGTCCACTACCTCCGGCAGAAGCTCTTCCCCGAGGTGGTGCGCACCGTGCCCGGAGGGTACCGGCTCGGCCATGAGCCTTAA
- a CDS encoding sensor histidine kinase has product MSLKARLALFFALSIGLALFFQGALSYVAFKGLIEADLDRSLLFYARALAEGRPGPRGEFAFRLVQGGTRTQSPGFPDLPPLAPGRYWKEGWRVWVMEAPGGTLTLARYEPEALLALSRFRLVLFASGAALTLAFALLAGHLAGVALRPLSRLTEVARRVADSQDLSQRVPPEGGGELKTLAEAFNHMLERLEAFLEREKRFTRDAAHELRTPVAAALAQLEAAEGGYLSEGEALQATKEELLRMKRLVEALLVLAREGRVTPVPLDLAALAREEARAFGVPYRGPETLPYEGDPLLLAQALRNLLRNAFLHGEGKGVEVRLSQEGEDLVLEVRDEGPGMPEEALKEAGRPFFRASPKPGEGLGLSVAKKVAEAHGGALVLVPRKPTGLTARLLLPANPRLTGTP; this is encoded by the coding sequence ATGAGCCTTAAGGCGCGGCTCGCCCTCTTCTTCGCCCTTTCCATCGGGCTCGCCCTCTTCTTCCAAGGGGCCTTGAGCTACGTGGCCTTCAAAGGGCTCATAGAGGCCGACCTGGACCGCTCCCTCCTCTTCTACGCCCGCGCCCTCGCCGAGGGACGGCCTGGCCCCAGGGGCGAGTTCGCCTTCCGCCTGGTCCAAGGCGGGACAAGGACCCAAAGCCCCGGCTTCCCCGACCTACCCCCCCTTGCCCCGGGGCGGTACTGGAAGGAGGGGTGGCGGGTCTGGGTCATGGAGGCGCCTGGGGGCACCCTCACCCTGGCCCGGTACGAGCCTGAGGCCCTCCTGGCCCTCTCCCGCTTCCGCCTGGTCCTCTTCGCCTCGGGAGCGGCCCTCACCCTGGCCTTTGCCCTCCTCGCCGGGCACCTCGCCGGGGTGGCCTTGAGGCCCCTCTCCCGCCTCACGGAGGTGGCGCGGCGGGTGGCCGACTCCCAGGACCTCTCCCAGCGGGTGCCCCCCGAGGGAGGCGGGGAGCTCAAGACCCTGGCCGAGGCCTTCAACCACATGCTGGAGCGCCTCGAGGCCTTCCTGGAGCGGGAAAAGCGCTTCACCCGGGACGCGGCCCACGAGCTCAGGACCCCGGTGGCCGCCGCTTTGGCCCAGCTGGAGGCGGCGGAAGGGGGCTACCTGTCCGAGGGCGAGGCCCTTCAGGCGACGAAGGAGGAACTCCTCCGCATGAAGCGCCTGGTGGAGGCCCTCCTCGTCCTGGCGAGGGAAGGCCGGGTGACGCCCGTGCCCTTGGACCTTGCCGCCCTCGCCCGGGAGGAGGCCAGGGCCTTCGGGGTGCCCTACCGGGGGCCCGAAACCCTCCCCTACGAGGGCGACCCCCTCCTCCTCGCCCAGGCCCTGCGGAACCTCCTCAGAAACGCGTTCCTCCACGGGGAGGGAAAGGGAGTGGAGGTGCGGCTTTCCCAGGAGGGGGAGGACCTCGTCCTGGAGGTGAGGGACGAGGGCCCGGGGATGCCCGAGGAGGCCCTGAAGGAGGCGGGCAGGCCCTTTTTCCGGGCCTCCCCCAAACCCGGGGAGGGCCTGGGCCTCTCCGTGGCCAAGAAGGTGGCCGAGGCCCACGGGGGTGCCCTCGTCCTCGTTCCCCGCAAGCCCACCGGGCTCACGGCCCGCCTCCTCCTGCCGGCTAACCCCCGGCTAACGGGGACGCCCTAG
- a CDS encoding TolC family protein: protein MWWILFLSSALAQGAELASWVRESPGYAALRAQRAEAALALEAARAGLLPTLAPQVDYAKTSLSENLSLGLGGSLAVLPWSDAQDALAAAARALKQADLELKAEGNALFLEALGRYLEAWLAELDLALAEKRVALNEAQLAAAKAQEAQGQATFKDVLEAESALAEAKASLFAAQNARALASARLERILGRAVAPKALPLPQDPPSLEEALAALENRPDVALARLRLEEAEAALAQASRDRALPQGSFSLSLAQGGLDLSLSLDLGAGALGYALGYTALGAAEGTSLRAGASLPLFAPVQEANQKVLENRVAQAKLALEAALKDGELDLRQKHQARLLAEAQLAAAETSLKAAEASLETAKKRLQAGTGTRLEVLQAEVGLLQAQRTLEQAKANLLQAHYALMDAMGIDLLGGER, encoded by the coding sequence GTGTGGTGGATCCTTTTCCTCTCGTCCGCCCTGGCCCAGGGCGCGGAACTGGCCTCTTGGGTGCGGGAAAGCCCGGGCTACGCGGCCCTAAGGGCCCAACGCGCGGAGGCGGCGCTCGCCCTGGAGGCGGCCCGGGCCGGCCTTCTGCCCACCCTCGCCCCCCAGGTGGACTACGCCAAGACAAGCCTTTCCGAAAACCTCTCCCTAGGCCTTGGGGGAAGCCTCGCCGTCCTACCCTGGAGCGACGCCCAGGACGCCTTGGCCGCAGCAGCGCGGGCGCTAAAGCAGGCGGACCTGGAACTCAAGGCAGAGGGGAACGCCCTCTTCCTGGAGGCCTTGGGCCGCTACCTCGAGGCCTGGCTGGCCGAGCTGGACCTGGCCCTGGCCGAGAAACGGGTGGCCCTAAACGAGGCCCAGCTCGCCGCGGCCAAAGCCCAGGAGGCCCAGGGACAGGCCACCTTCAAGGACGTGCTGGAGGCGGAAAGCGCCCTGGCGGAAGCGAAGGCGAGCCTCTTCGCCGCCCAGAACGCCCGGGCGCTGGCCTCGGCCCGGCTGGAAAGGATCCTGGGGCGGGCGGTGGCCCCGAAAGCCCTCCCCCTTCCCCAGGACCCCCCGAGCCTGGAAGAGGCTTTGGCCGCCCTGGAGAACCGCCCTGACGTCGCCCTGGCCAGGCTCCGGCTGGAGGAGGCCGAGGCGGCCCTGGCCCAGGCCTCCAGGGACCGGGCCCTTCCCCAGGGAAGCTTTTCCCTGAGCCTGGCCCAAGGCGGCTTGGACCTCAGCCTCAGCCTGGACCTGGGGGCGGGCGCCCTGGGCTACGCCCTGGGGTACACCGCCTTGGGCGCCGCCGAGGGCACGAGCCTCCGCGCCGGGGCCAGCCTTCCCCTCTTCGCGCCCGTCCAGGAGGCGAACCAAAAGGTCCTGGAAAACCGCGTGGCCCAGGCCAAGCTCGCCCTGGAAGCGGCCCTGAAGGACGGGGAGCTGGACCTCAGGCAGAAGCACCAGGCCCGGCTCCTCGCCGAAGCGCAGCTCGCCGCCGCGGAAACGTCCCTCAAGGCGGCCGAGGCCTCCTTGGAAACGGCGAAGAAGCGGCTTCAGGCGGGGACGGGGACCCGGCTCGAGGTCCTCCAGGCCGAGGTGGGCCTCCTCCAAGCGCAAAGGACCCTGGAGCAGGCGAAGGCGAACCTCCTCCAGGCCCACTACGCCCTCATGGACGCCATGGGAATAGACCTTTTGGGAGGTGAACGGTGA
- a CDS encoding TolC family protein: protein MFFGLALAQGALDAREALRLALAQNPTYQNAREALQTAQLELEALRADPSTLILPLTQAEHALALAEVQAKAAALSLLEEVLSAYTALAEAQGQEAVLLKKKALQERNLAVARAKRQAGNATELEVIQAEAALRQAEEDLKAALALRPARVKALEAALGIAVDEPRLAPLPEPQALGTELEALREGLEERLPALVQARQNLALAELEVRLADNDYTPRLTLEKARANLESARRALANALAQAEANLESAYAQAQAAWGQVELARENRKAAERSLENAQKAFAAGTLSQVQLLEAEVALAEADFALLQAKNAYLRALAALSVAAGVDLTGLLEVE, encoded by the coding sequence TTGTTTTTCGGACTGGCCCTGGCCCAAGGCGCCCTGGACGCGAGGGAGGCGCTCCGCCTCGCCCTCGCGCAAAACCCCACGTACCAAAACGCCCGGGAAGCCCTGCAGACGGCCCAGCTTGAGCTGGAAGCCCTCAGGGCGGACCCAAGCACCCTCATCCTTCCGCTGACCCAGGCGGAGCACGCCCTCGCCCTCGCCGAGGTCCAGGCCAAGGCGGCGGCCCTCTCCCTGCTTGAGGAGGTGCTCTCCGCCTACACCGCCCTCGCCGAGGCCCAAGGCCAGGAGGCGGTGCTCCTCAAGAAAAAGGCGCTGCAAGAGCGGAACCTGGCCGTGGCCCGGGCGAAGCGGCAGGCGGGCAACGCCACCGAGCTGGAGGTGATCCAGGCCGAGGCCGCCCTCCGGCAGGCGGAGGAGGACCTGAAGGCCGCCCTCGCCCTCCGTCCCGCCCGGGTGAAGGCCCTGGAGGCGGCGCTGGGCATAGCGGTGGACGAGCCCCGGCTCGCCCCCCTCCCCGAGCCCCAGGCTTTGGGGACGGAGCTTGAGGCCCTGCGGGAGGGCCTAGAGGAGCGGCTTCCCGCCCTCGTGCAGGCCCGTCAGAACCTGGCCCTCGCCGAGCTGGAGGTGCGCCTCGCCGACAACGACTACACCCCCCGGCTCACCCTGGAAAAGGCCCGGGCGAACCTGGAGAGTGCCCGCCGCGCCCTGGCGAACGCCCTGGCCCAGGCCGAGGCGAACCTGGAAAGCGCCTACGCGCAGGCCCAGGCCGCCTGGGGGCAGGTGGAGCTCGCCCGGGAAAACCGGAAGGCGGCGGAGCGCAGCCTGGAGAACGCACAAAAGGCCTTCGCCGCGGGAACCTTAAGCCAGGTCCAGCTCCTGGAAGCGGAGGTGGCCTTGGCGGAAGCGGACTTTGCCCTCCTCCAGGCGAAAAACGCCTACCTGAGGGCCTTGGCCGCCCTGAGCGTGGCCGCCGGGGTTGACCTCACGGGCCTCTTGGAGGTGGAGTGA
- a CDS encoding efflux RND transporter periplasmic adaptor subunit, translated as MRARRLLWIPLLAVLVALGFFLLRPKPEENQATAFQVVEATRGDLRVTVSGYGWLSPWETLEVRPEITGTLVWLAEEGQEVQEGEVVARLDPTPFARALAEAEAEVRRQEANLENARLEGQSALASLTASVKSAEIAYANAKQDLETARQNLEATRIVYEAGGTSRQDLLAAEAAYAAAERALENAEAALAAQRKALNLREAQLAKELEALQEALRQAQLTLASAREDLEAVEVKAPFSGVVLSQEASLGAQVSPETALLTLGDLSAFRLVLQVDETEIGKVQVGQKVAVTLDGLPGETLEGEVVAKSPKAELVNNIPVFEVTVRLPADPRLRPGMSADGEIVVQEAKDVILLPKGAVRRGPRGASVTVLRPDGSTETVPVRLGLEDSTRVAVLEGLQEGDQVVLPQGTGGSRGTGSPGSARPGPTTPIPFGPPPGR; from the coding sequence ATGCGCGCCCGGCGGCTCCTCTGGATCCCCCTTCTCGCCGTTCTGGTCGCCCTCGGCTTCTTCCTCCTCCGCCCGAAACCGGAGGAAAACCAGGCGACCGCCTTCCAAGTGGTGGAGGCGACGCGGGGCGACCTCCGGGTGACCGTCTCCGGCTACGGCTGGCTCTCCCCCTGGGAGACCCTGGAGGTCCGCCCCGAGATCACGGGGACCCTGGTCTGGCTCGCCGAGGAAGGCCAGGAGGTGCAAGAAGGCGAGGTCGTGGCGCGGCTGGACCCCACCCCCTTCGCCCGGGCCCTCGCCGAGGCCGAGGCGGAGGTGCGCCGCCAGGAGGCCAACCTGGAAAACGCCCGCCTCGAGGGGCAAAGCGCCCTCGCCTCGCTTACGGCCTCGGTGAAAAGCGCCGAGATCGCCTACGCGAACGCCAAGCAGGACCTGGAAACCGCCCGGCAGAACCTCGAGGCCACCCGGATCGTCTACGAGGCGGGCGGGACGAGCCGCCAGGACCTCCTCGCCGCCGAGGCCGCCTACGCCGCCGCCGAGCGGGCCCTGGAGAACGCCGAGGCGGCCCTGGCCGCCCAGCGGAAGGCCTTGAACCTCCGCGAAGCCCAGCTCGCCAAGGAGCTTGAAGCCCTGCAGGAGGCCCTCCGGCAAGCCCAGCTCACCCTGGCCTCCGCGAGGGAGGACCTAGAGGCGGTGGAGGTCAAGGCTCCCTTCTCCGGGGTCGTCCTGTCCCAAGAGGCGAGCCTCGGCGCCCAGGTCTCCCCAGAGACCGCCCTCCTCACCCTGGGCGACCTCTCCGCCTTCCGCCTCGTGCTCCAGGTGGACGAGACCGAGATCGGAAAGGTCCAGGTGGGGCAGAAGGTGGCCGTCACCCTGGACGGCCTCCCCGGCGAAACCCTGGAAGGGGAGGTGGTGGCCAAAAGCCCGAAGGCAGAACTGGTCAACAACATCCCCGTCTTTGAGGTCACCGTCCGCCTCCCCGCCGACCCCCGCCTCCGCCCCGGGATGAGCGCCGACGGGGAGATCGTCGTCCAGGAGGCCAAGGACGTCATCCTCCTGCCCAAGGGGGCCGTGCGCCGGGGGCCCAGGGGAGCGTCCGTCACCGTCCTGCGCCCCGACGGCTCCACGGAGACGGTGCCGGTGCGCCTGGGCCTCGAGGACAGCACCCGGGTCGCCGTCCTCGAGGGCCTCCAAGAGGGGGACCAGGTGGTCCTCCCCCAGGGAACAGGGGGCTCCCGTGGCACGGGAAGCCCTGGCTCCGCTCGGCCCGGCCCCACAACCCCCATCCCCTTCGGGCCCCCGCCCGGGAGGTGA
- a CDS encoding ABC transporter ATP-binding protein, producing the protein MLLALKGIRKVYRMGEVAFSALKGVDLEVEEGEMLAIMGPSGSGKSTLLHILGLLDRPTEGEYVLMDRPTSRLAEDERAFLRNRFLGFVFQAFFLLPRLSALENVEVPLAYAGVPPGTRRRRALELLERVGLLEKANNLPNQLSGGQRQRVAIARALALNPPLLLADEPTGALDTRTGEEILALFQELNREGTTVILVTHEPHVAEKTNRIVRVLDGEIVADERRHHG; encoded by the coding sequence ATGCTCCTCGCGCTCAAAGGGATCCGAAAGGTCTACCGCATGGGCGAGGTGGCCTTTTCCGCCCTGAAGGGCGTGGACCTCGAGGTGGAGGAAGGGGAGATGCTCGCCATCATGGGCCCCTCGGGCAGCGGGAAGAGCACCCTCCTCCACATCCTGGGCCTCCTGGACCGGCCGACGGAGGGGGAGTACGTCCTCATGGACCGGCCGACCTCGAGGCTCGCCGAGGACGAGCGGGCCTTCCTGAGGAACCGCTTCCTCGGCTTCGTCTTCCAGGCCTTCTTTCTCCTCCCCCGGCTCTCCGCGCTGGAAAACGTGGAGGTGCCCCTGGCCTACGCCGGGGTGCCTCCCGGGACGCGGAGGCGGCGGGCCTTGGAGCTTTTGGAGCGGGTCGGGCTTTTGGAAAAAGCGAACAACCTGCCCAACCAGCTCTCCGGCGGCCAGCGCCAGCGGGTGGCCATCGCCCGGGCCCTCGCCCTGAACCCGCCCCTCCTCCTCGCCGACGAGCCCACGGGGGCGCTGGACACGCGGACCGGGGAGGAGATCCTCGCCCTCTTCCAGGAACTGAACCGAGAAGGCACCACGGTGATCTTGGTAACCCACGAGCCCCACGTGGCCGAGAAGACGAACCGGATCGTCCGGGTCCTGGACGGGGAGATCGTCGCCGACGAAAGGAGGCACCATGGCTGA
- a CDS encoding ABC transporter permease, with protein sequence MAEEKHVGLSLAETLRIAWKAIAANPLRSALTALGVIIGVAAVVALTMVGQGTTRNVTQLLEGLGTNLLTVGPAQGSRGPGGGLVRAGGPETIPLSDAYAIQEAFAEEVVGVAPVAQERFQIRSGSTNFQATVVGTWPDFAKVRNAEPEKGSFFTWDDVTAKRRVAVLGYGVAEDLFGTDDPLGQRIRINGIPFTVIGVLPDKGDQGFVSTNYQVFVPLSTYLQRLARPEAGEAKVNTIYLQGASRDRLKDLQERLTRFLAERHGLTDPNDYDFSVANQQDALESVNATTRTLTLFLGGVAAISLLVGGIGIMNIMLVSVTERTREIGVRKALGARPRDILAQFLAESVVLSVGGGTLGVVLGLGLAGAVGRALTVTPVFSPGSAAVAFFFAVLVGIFFGLYPAWRAARLDPVEALRYE encoded by the coding sequence ATGGCTGAGGAAAAACACGTCGGGCTCAGCCTCGCAGAGACGCTCCGCATCGCCTGGAAGGCGATCGCCGCAAACCCCCTTCGCTCCGCCCTGACCGCCCTCGGCGTGATCATCGGCGTGGCGGCGGTCGTGGCCCTCACCATGGTGGGCCAGGGGACGACGCGAAACGTCACCCAGCTCCTGGAGGGCCTCGGGACAAACCTCCTCACCGTGGGGCCGGCCCAGGGGAGCCGGGGCCCGGGAGGCGGCCTGGTGCGGGCAGGGGGTCCCGAGACCATCCCCCTCTCCGACGCCTACGCCATCCAGGAGGCCTTCGCCGAGGAGGTGGTGGGCGTGGCCCCGGTGGCCCAGGAGCGGTTCCAGATCCGCAGTGGGAGCACGAACTTCCAGGCCACGGTGGTGGGCACCTGGCCGGACTTCGCCAAGGTGCGGAACGCCGAGCCCGAGAAGGGGAGCTTCTTCACCTGGGACGACGTGACCGCCAAACGGCGGGTCGCCGTCCTCGGCTACGGCGTCGCCGAGGACCTCTTCGGAACCGACGACCCCCTGGGGCAGCGGATCCGGATCAACGGGATCCCGTTCACCGTCATCGGCGTCCTCCCGGACAAGGGGGACCAGGGCTTCGTCAGCACGAACTACCAGGTCTTCGTGCCGCTTTCCACCTACCTGCAACGCCTCGCCAGGCCCGAGGCCGGGGAAGCCAAGGTGAACACGATCTACCTCCAGGGCGCAAGCCGCGACCGGCTCAAGGACCTGCAGGAACGGCTCACCCGCTTCCTCGCCGAGCGCCACGGCCTGACCGACCCAAACGACTACGACTTCTCCGTCGCGAACCAGCAGGACGCCCTGGAGAGCGTGAACGCCACGACGAGGACCCTCACCCTCTTCCTCGGGGGGGTCGCGGCGATCAGCCTCCTCGTCGGAGGGATCGGGATCATGAACATCATGCTCGTCTCGGTCACCGAGCGGACGCGGGAGATCGGCGTGCGCAAGGCCCTGGGGGCGCGGCCCCGGGACATCCTGGCCCAGTTCCTCGCCGAGTCCGTCGTCCTCTCGGTCGGCGGGGGCACGCTCGGCGTCGTGCTGGGCCTGGGCCTCGCCGGGGCCGTGGGGCGGGCGCTCACGGTCACCCCGGTCTTCTCGCCGGGAAGCGCAGCCGTGGCCTTCTTCTTCGCGGTCCTCGTCGGGATCTTCTTCGGCCTCTACCCCGCGTGGCGGGCCGCCCGTCTGGACCCCGTGGAGGCCCTGCGCTATGAGTGA